In a single window of the Raphanus sativus cultivar WK10039 chromosome 9, ASM80110v3, whole genome shotgun sequence genome:
- the LOC108826001 gene encoding LOW QUALITY PROTEIN: cytosolic sulfotransferase 5-like (The sequence of the model RefSeq protein was modified relative to this genomic sequence to represent the inferred CDS: inserted 3 bases in 2 codons), producing MDPKELPSNLRDDKISEETRKVISSLPSHTDYQGHKICKYQGCWYYYNTLQGXLNFQRGFQPQDTDVIIASYPKSGTTWLKALTVALLERSKNHSSDHPLLYHNPHGIIPFLEIDVYHESSSPNLAKFSAPPRLFSTHMPLHTIHEALKHSPCKIVYVCRNVKDTLISCWFYSCAIYKIEPTRRVLESMFNEFCDGTNYFGPFWDHLLSYWRGSLEDPKHVLFMRYEEMKAEPRDQIKRLADFLGCPFTKQEEDSGSVDGILDLCSLRNLSSLEANKTGTINNVEHKFFFRKGEVGDSKNYLTSEMEKXIDMIIKEKLQGSGLSF from the exons ATGGATCCGAAGGAGCTTCCGTCGAACCTTAGAGACGACAAGATAAGTGAAGAAACCAGGAAGGTGATCTCTTCGCTTCCTTCACACACAGATTACCAAGGGCATAAGATTTGTAAATATCAAGGATGTTGGTATTATTACAACACCCTCCAAG GTCTCAATTTCCAGAGAGGTTTTCAACCGCAAGACACTGATGTAATCATTGCTTCGTACCCCAAATCAGGCACTACTTGGCTCAAGGCCCTCACAGTCGCTCTGCTTGAGAGATCAAAGAACCACTCTTCTGATCATCCTCTCCTATATCATAATCCTCATGGCATTATACCATTCTTGGAGATCGATGTGTACCACGAAAGCTCAAGTCCTAACCTAGCCAAGTTCTCAGCACCTCCGAGGCTGTTCTCGACTCACATGCCACTGCACACGATCCACGAAGCACTCAAGCACTCTCCTTGCAAGATTGTGTACGTGTGCAGGAACGTGAAGGACACGTTGATCTCGTGTTGGTTTTACAGCTGTGCTATATATAAAATCGAACCAACCAGAAGAGTTCTCGAGTCTATGTTTAACGAGTTCTGCGATGGAACCAACTATTTTGGACCTTTTTGGGATCATCTCTTGAGTTACTGGAGAGGAAGCTTGGAAGACCCAAAGCATGTCCTTTTCATGAGGTATGAGGAGATGAAAGCCGAGCCTCGTGATCAGATCAAGAGACTTGCGGACTTCTTGGGATGTCCTTTTACTAAGCAAGAAGAAGATAGTGGATCTGTGGACGGGATCTTGGACCTCTGCTCTCTGCGTAATCTGAGCAGTTTGGAGGCTAACAAAACAGGGACAATAAACAATGTGGAGCACAAGTTTTTTTTCCGTAAAGGAGAAGTCGGTGACTCGAAAAATTATCTTACGTCTGAAATGGAGAA GATAGACATGATCATCAaagaaaaacttcaaggttCTGGTTTGAGTTTTTAG
- the LOC130499965 gene encoding nuclear pore complex protein NUP98B-like: MRIDVSEPELCGCDTCVQHRTFITQETEPSKEVIGSSVPVSSEPVQPLGSTSDQSSGTETTPLAPPPVTTPVNNPEPAAQSVGSTIPPAVTPVSSEQPAQALGSTSDQSSGTETTPLAPPITTSVKSVDSTIFFKFPPVQAQALAPTASGSTQAPAFGFGAFAARVPSATSGCSAFSFAPPVTSAPVQAPGTTTTTTTTSAAAAPASPFHSSSPTTFQFPPAFTSLAASTFPSVASSTSSPLDAPPSPFRWGSLQANTSPPFSFLPAQGSDKTGSAFTPPFGYPGGFARPDVGVSHPGFGPSNHFGPNAPTTTPVPVRSPFLAGGGTEQGSRYPRYSPTPDVDGRLIMSISASNSHGHKSHEELRWEDYKNGDKGGFGWFPPVHTSPFSSPTVSPSLFAPPSIPNRPQMRTIDLTNRDMCGFPIGYNTPAAFQRPPEPAGVSSPASGCTACGATSRSSPSSHLGLNNTTNPPSAATSLPGMFFSTYGSCPLLFGSPNLATYGTTAIPAVQAYAIMFGAPNFTSQGTTATPAFQAFPIMFGTPNLAAQGTTRAPAVQAYPTMFGTPNIGVQGSTPAAQTYPLMFGTPNLAAQGTTNIGARGTTPAAQAYPLMFGTPNLAAQGTTTPAVQSYPTMFGTPNLAGQSTTTTRAGQPYPTTFAVPQAATAPAVQPYAMMFGTPSLGAQDITPGGQAYPAHGLTLPFAAMSLQ; this comes from the exons ATGAGGATTGATGTTTCTGAGCCAGAGCTATGCGGTTGCGACACTTGTGTCCAGCATCGGACTTTCATTACTCAAGAAACCGAGCCGAGCAAAGAAGTGATTGGCTCATCGGTTCCTGTTAGTTCCGAACCAGTTCAACCTCTTGGTTCCACCTCAGATCAGAGTTCCGGAACAGAGACGACTCCACTCGCTCCTCCTCCAGTCACCACACCGGTTAATAATCCTGAACCAGCAGCGCAGTCTGTTGGCTCAACCATCCCACCTGCTGTTACACCAGTTAGTTCCGAACAACCAGCACAAGCTCTTGGTTCCACCTCGGATCAAAGTTCCGGTACAGAGACCACTCCACTCGCTCCTCCTATCACCACGTCGGTTAAGTCTGTTGACTCGACCATCTTCTTCAAGTTCCCACCGGTACAAGCACAAGCTCTTGCCCCTACTGCTTCCGGTTCAACGCAGGCCCCTGCTTTTGGTTTTGGTGCATTCGCTGCTCGCGTACCATCTGCCACCTCCGGTTGTTCAGCATTTAGTTTCGCCCCTCCTGTTACATCGGCACCAGTGCAAGCTCCAGGCACAAccactactactactactacatcCGCGGCCGCTGCTCCTGCATCTCCATTTCACAGTTCCTCACCAACCACATTCCAATTCCCTCCTGCTTTTACATCCCTTGCTGCTTCTACTTTTCCTTCTGTTGCATCATCAACTTCATCTCCACTTGATGCTCCTCCCTCACCATTTAGATGGGGATCACTGCAAGCTAACACTTCCCCACCCTTTAGCTTCTTGCCAGCGCAAGGTTCTGACAAGACTGGTTCTGCTTTTACTCCACCGTTTGGCTACCCTGGTGGTTTTGCCAGACCTGATGTTGGTGTCTCTCATCCAGGGTTTGGTCCCTCTAACCATTTTGGACCAAACGCACCAACTACTACACCTGTTCCTGTTCGCAGTCCATTTTTGGCTGGTGGTGGAACTGAACAAGGTAGTAGGTATCCTCGTTATTCACCTACACCAGATGTTGACGGCAGGCTGATAATGTCCATATCTGCTTCCAACTCACATGGACATAAAAGTCATGAAGAATTGAGGTGGGAAGATTACAAAAATGGAGACAAAG GTGGGTTTGGGTGGTTTCCTCCTGTTCATACATCTCCCTTTTCCTCACCAACGGTATCACCGTCGCTATTTGCTCCTCCAAGCATACCTAATCGTCCTCAGATGAGAACTATTGATCTAACGAACCGAGACATGTGTGGTTTTCCTATTGGCTACAACACCCCCGCTGCTTTCCAGAGACCCCCTGAACCCGCTGGTGTTTCTTCCCCAGCATCTGGATGCACAGCGTGTGGAGCCACGAGTAGGTCCTCTCCTTCTAGTCACTTGGGCTTGAACAATACCACAAATCCTCCATCAGCTGCGACATCTCTTCCCGGAATGTTCTTTTCTACCTATGGTTCTTGTCCTTTGCTGTTTGGCTCACCAAATCTTGCAACTTATGGTACAACAGCAATTCCAGCAGTCCAAGCCTATGCTATTATGTTTGGGGCTCCAAATTTTACTTCTCAAGGTACAACGGCAACTCCAGCTTTTCAAGCCTTTCCTATTATGTTTGGGACTCCAAATCTTGCTGCTCAAGGTACTACAAGAGCTCCAGCTGTTCAAGCCTATCCTACGATGTTTGGCACGCCAAATATTGGAGTTCAAGGTTCAACTCCAGCAGCTCAAACCTATCCTTTGATGTTTGGCACCCCAAATCTTGCTGCTCAAGGTACAACAAATATTGGAGCTCGAGGTACAACTCCAGCAGCTCAAGCCTATCCGTTGATGTTTGGCACCCCAAATCTTGCTGCTCAAGGTACAACAACTCCAGCAGTTCAGTCCTATCCTACGATGTTTGGAACACCAAATCTAGCTGGTCAAAGTACAACAACAACTCGAGCAGGTCAGCCATATCCTACGACGTTTGCTGTTCCTCAAGCTGCGACAGCTCCAGCAGTTCAGCCGTATGCTATGATGTTTGGTACACCAAGTCTCGGAGCTCAAGATATCACTCCAGGAGGTCAAGCCTATCCCGCTCATGGTTTAACTCTCCCATTCGCCGCCATGAGTCTGCAGTAA
- the LOC108825184 gene encoding uncharacterized protein LOC108825184, whose amino-acid sequence MSKQIDELRSSQNQQTEELGSKINALEALIEKYFANAPPPQRDGKQTDASSDITDGTPQAKAPPDRSNPENSSFKPHDNNNPPIHHSLSARLTKIGFPMFDGSELREWTYGCEQFFSIDSTPPELKVRLASLHMTGKALQWHHSYLANRYNIFSLWPEYVAAISDRLSELYDDPLAELVSLKQGNDTIDVYLDKFDCAMTRITLAPDHALSIFLTNMNQHLALHVRQFKVSTVPEAAKIAKLHELSLSHMPTKTSRPPFNSSQRSNYSQPNKSQNHNSTSPTTTANPNNKPLIANAPQKWLSFDEMQERKRKGLCMFCEEPFTPGHHLKHKRAEFLFLDLDAETEFDDEIALVEQIRETTISDDDDKVPTISVHALNGAPTFNCMRLVRKYEKRKLHILIDPGSTHNFLDIQMAKGLGCSLTPIKPMSVVAASGDLVTKYKCSSFAWKMQGYGFTAEIRTLPLGCSDLVLGVQWLSTLGPILWDFLNLRMEFKFNELKHVLRGISPNSSKLISGSSFNKLMLQDPQLALLHLREIDETTEQEPLEPETIFCHIEASETENDNSGSLERLLDSYTDVFDEPSTLPPYRAGFNHKIPLEAGSNPVNLRPYRYSSIQKDSIDKMIQDMLSQGIIQYSASPYASPIVLVKKKDGSWRLCVDYRGLNKQTIKDKYPIPLLEDLLDELGGSKYFSKLDLRAGFHQLCMSPEDVHKTAFKTHSGHYEYLVMPFGLTNAPCTFQGLMNHVFAPVLRKFLLVFFDDILIYSKTWEEHLDHLDKVLAILRHQQLYLKKSKCTFGGTRIEYLGHFISHDGVSTDPTKIKAVEEWPQPKHQKHLRSFLGLANYYRRFIQGYSIIARPLTIMLRKDGFAWNTEASDAFHLLKQALISAPVLALPDFSKTFIVETDASNTGIGAILMQDNHPVCYISRALGPRHQGLSVYEKELLAVVHAVQTWNPYLAHNNIKKARKTSLQMLYLESPIITDLQNKPGSHAAYSFVNGELRRRGKLVVGNDPAIKLHIFKWLHDSAVGGHSGRDATLHRINSLFFWPKMSLEPLPVPTGVWESVSLDFIEGLPPSSGKHCILVVIDRLSKNAHFLALSHPYTAMDVAKLYMDQVFRLHGMPKDITSDRDPTFLSEVWREMFRVHVSI is encoded by the exons ATGAGCAAGCAAATAGACGAGCTACGTTCTTCGCAAAACCAGCAAACTGAAGAACTCGGTAGCAAAATCAACGCACTCGAAGCACTCATCGAAAAGTACTTCGCTAACGCTCCACCCCCGCAACGCGACGGTAAACAAACAGACGCAAGTTCTGATATTACGGATGGAACACCGCAAGCTAAGGCTCCACCAGACCGTTCCAATCCAGAGAACAGTTCCTTTAAACCTCACGACAACAATAACCCACCCATCCATCATAGCCTATCCGCAAGGCTAACAAAGATTGGCTTTCCAATGTTTGACGGCTCCGAACTACGAGAATGGACCTACGGCTGTGAACAGTTCTTCTCCATCGACAGCACCCCACCGGAATTGAAGGTTCGTCTTGCATCTCTTCATATGACGGGAAAAGCACTACAATGGCATCACTCTTACCTTGCCAATCGATACAACATCTTTTCATTATGGCCAGAATATGTTGCTGCGATCTCCGATCGTTTGAGTGAGCTTTACGACGATCCATTAGCAGAGTTGGTAAGCTTGAAACAAGGAAACGATACCATCGATGTGTATCTAGATAAATTTGATTGCGCCATGACCAGAATCACGCTTGCGCCGGATCACGCATTGAGTATATTCTTGACAAACATGAATCAACATCTAGCTCTTCACGTGCGCCAATTCAAGGTCAGTACAGTACCTGAAGCCGCAAAGATAGCCAAACTACACGAGCTCTCCCTCTCACATATGCCAACAAAGACATCGCGCCCCCCATTCAACTCTTCTCAACGATCAAACTACTCCCAACCCAATAAAAGCCAAAACCACAACTCCACCTCCCCTACTACTACCGCCAATCCAAACAACAAACCCCTCATTGCGAATGCTCCTCAAAAATGGCTTTCTTTTGACGAGATGCAGGAGCGCAAACGTAAAGGATTATGCATGTTCTGTGAAGAACCGTTTACACCAGGTCACCACCTTAAGCATAAGCGCgctgaatttttgttcttgGACTTAGACGCTGAGACAGAATTTGACGACGAGATTGCACTAGTGGAGCAAATCCGTGAGACAACCATAAGCGACGATGATGACAAAGTTCCAACTATCTCCGTCCACGCCCTCAACGGTGCGCCAACTTTCAACTGTATGCGCCTCGTCAGGAAATACGAGAAACGTAAACTACATATACTGATTGATCCAGGGAGCACACACAACTTCTTGGACATCCAGATGGCTAAGGGATTAGGTTGTTCTTTGACACCAATCAAACCAATGTCAGTTGTTGCAGCAAGTGGCGACTTGGTTACTAAGTACAAGTGCAGCTCTTTTGCTTGGAAGATGCAAGGCTACGGGTTCACAGCTGAGATTCGAACCTTACCACTAGGATGCAGTGATCTCGTCCTGGGGGTTCAATGGCTTTCCACCTTAGGACCAATCCTATGGGATTTCCTAAACCTTCGTATGGAGTTCAAATTCAACGAGCTAAAACATGTCTTACGTGGAATATCACCCAACAGCTCAAAATTAATTTCTGGAAGCAGCTTTAACAAACTGATGTTGCAAGATCCACAGCTTGCTCTACTCCATCTTCGCGAGATTGACGAAACTACAGAGCAAGAACCCCTTGAACCGGAAACAATTTTCTGTCATATTGAAGCGAGTGAAACAGAGAACGACAATTCCGGTTCACTCGAGAGACTCCTTGATTCATACACGGACGTATTTGATGAGCCGTCGACCTTACCTCCTTATCGCGCGGGTTTCAATCACAAAATACCATTGGAAGCAGGATCAAATCCTGTGAATCTCCGACCATATCGATACTCTTCGATACAAAAGGATTCAATAGACAAGATGATTCAAGACATGCTTTCTCAAGGTATCATTCAGTACAGTGCAAGTCCCTACGCTTCACCTATTGTACTTGTGAAAAAGAAAGACGGGTCTTGGCGGCTTTGTGTCGACTACAGAGGTCTCAATAAGCAAACGATCAAAGACAAATACCCCATCCCACTACTCGAAGATCTCCTTGATGAATTGGGCGGCTCAAAGTACTTCTCTAAACTGGATTTACGTGCAGGTTTCCACCAGCTTTGTATGTCTCCAGAAGATGTGCAcaagacagcttttaaaacacATTCAGGCCACTACGAATATTTGGTAATGCCATTCGGCCTCACAAACGCACCTTGCACGTTTCAGGGGCTTATGAATCACGTATTCGCACCCGTTCTACGAAAGTTTCTCCTTGTTTTCTTCGACGATATATTAATCTACAGCAAGACCTGGGAGGAGCACCTGGATCACTTGGACAAGGTTCTTGCTATACTTCGCCATCAACAACTCTATCTCAAGAAATCAAAGTGTACTTTTGGAGGAACGAGAATCGAATACCTTGGTCACTTTATTTCCCATGATGGCGTTAGTACTGACCCAACCAAGATAAAGGCAGTCGAGGAATGGCCACAACCGAAGCACCAGAAACACCTCCGCAGCTTCTTAGGTCTAGCCAATTACTATCGAAGATTCATACAAGGGTACAGCATTATCGCTCGACCCCTTACCATCATGCTTCGCAAAGACGGTTTTGCTTGGAATACAGAGGCTTCAGACGCGTTCCATCTCCTCAAACAAGCATTAATCTCGGCCCCGGTCCTTGCACTCCCCGATTTCTCCAAGACTTTCATCGTCGAAACCGACGCTTCCAACACTGGCATAGGCGCAATTCTTATGCAGGACAATCACCCAGTGTGCTACATAAGTCGTGCATTAGGGCCTCGACACCAAGGCCTTTCTGTTTACGAGAAGGAACTCCTTGCTGTGGTCCACGCAGTACAGACTTGGAACCCTTACTTGGCTCACAACAA TATAAAGAAGGCAAGGAAAACGTCGCTGCAGATGCTTTATCTAGAGTCTCCG ATCATTACCGACCTGCAAAACAAACCTGGGTCTCACGCCGCGTACTCCTTTGTCAACGGAGAACTTCGCCGCCGGGGTAAACTTGTGGTTGGTAACGACCCTGCTATCAAACTTCATATCTTCAAGTGGCTTCATGATTCTGCTGTAGGTGGTCACTCGGGTCGAGATGCAACACTACACCGCATCAACTCGTTGTTCTTTTGGCCAAAGATGAGCTTGGAG CCGTTACCGGTTCCTACGGGTGTATGGGAGTCTGTGAGCCTTGACTTTATCGAGGGTCTACCACCATCATCAGGAAAACATTGCATTCTCGTCGTTATTGATCGTTTAAGCAAGAATGCTCACTTTCTCGCCTTGTCTCATCCGTACACTGCAATGGACGTGGCAAAGCTATATATGGATCAGGTCTTTCGTCTTCATGGGATGCCTAAAGACATTACAAGCGATCGTGACCCAACGTTTCTCAGCGAGGTTTGGAGAGAGATGTTCCGCGTTCATGTGTCGATTTAA
- the LOC108824137 gene encoding brassinosteroid-responsive RING protein 1, whose product MGFPVGYSELLLPKIFIHVLSFLGLIRKLISTLFWFIGLPDFLEPEPVTSSWPDPPPNSTTSSHHDSHLFSAALLAGQILPVVRFSDLNRPESECCAVCLYDFENDDEIRRLTNCRHIFHKECLDRWIMDYSQMTCPLCRTQFVPDELQTDFSQKLWSESSEDVSELLAQSS is encoded by the coding sequence ATGGGTTTTCCGGTGGGCTATTCCGAGCTCCTACTCCCAAAAATCTTCATTCATGTACTCTCTTTCTTAGGTTTGATACGAAAACTAATCTCCACACTTTTCTGGTTCATTGGTTTACCCGATTTCTTGGAACCCGAACCGGTTACATCTTCATGGCCCGACCCACCACCAAACTCCACCACCTCAAGCCACCATGACTCTCACTTGTTTTCAGCAGCGCTGCTAGCTGGACAGATCTTGCCCGTTGTCAGATTCTCGGATCTAAACCGACCCGAATCCGAATGTTGTGCAGTGTGTCTCTACGACTTCGAGAACGACGATGAGATCCGACGGCTGACGAATTGCAGGCATATTTTCCATAAAGAATGCTTGGACCGTTGGATTATGGATTATAGTCAGATGACGTGTCCGCTTTGTCGTACCCAGTTTGTACCTGATGAGCTTCAAACGGACTTTAGTCAAAAGCTTTGGTCGGAATCTAGTGAAGACGTTTCTGAACTTCTTGCTCAATCATCTTAG
- the LOC108827204 gene encoding uncharacterized protein LOC108827204 — translation MTTTTISQHDFYGDDGGDSETSISVSVIENMKEEYGLFVWPCSVILAEYVWQERSRFRGSSVLELGAGTSLPGLVAAKVGANVTLTDDSSKTEVLENMTRVCELNNLNCNVMGLTWGVWDATIFDLRPNIILGADVLYDSSAFDDLFATVSFLLQNSPDAVFITTYHNRSGHHLIEFLMVKWGLKCVKLVDGFSFLPSRKASLLSGNIQLVEIVLSSGKSAF, via the exons ATGACTACTACCACCATCTCTCAGCATGATTTCTATGGCGATGATGGAGGAGATTCCGAAACTTCCATCTCTGTATCTGTTATCGAG AATATGAAGGAAGAGTATGGTTTGTTCGTTTGGCCTTGTAGCGTCATCCTCGCCGAGTACGTCTGGCAAGAGCGATCTCGATTTCGTGGCTCTTCAGTTCTCGAG CTAGGAGCTGGCACTTCTTTACCCGGTTTAGTAGCTGCTAAGGTTGGAGCTAATGTCACCCTTACCGATGACTCAAGCAAAACAGAG GTTTTGGAGAATATGACAAGAGTTTGTGAGCTTAACAATCTCAACTGTAAT GTAATGGGTCTCACTTGGGGAGTGTGGGATGCAACCATATTTGATCTGCGGCCTAACATTATACTTGGAGCAGATGTTCTATATGATTCAAGTG CGTTCGATGATCTCTTTGCCACCGTCTCTTTCCTGCTTCAAAATTCTCCAGATGCAGTTTTTATCACCACGTATCATAACAGGAG CGGGCATCATCTAATCGAATTCCTCATGGTGAAATGGGGTCTGAAGTGCGTTAAACTTGTGGATGGCTTCTCTTTTTTGCCATCTCGCAAGGCATCTTTACTGAGCGGCAACATTCAGCTGGTTGAGATCGTATTGAGTTCTGGAAAATCAGCATTCTAA